The proteins below come from a single Macrobrachium nipponense isolate FS-2020 chromosome 17, ASM1510439v2, whole genome shotgun sequence genomic window:
- the LOC135196130 gene encoding GTPase-activating protein skywalker-like isoform X1 yields MIITNSEFLNKAFSSSLFSLPVIFHIISKMLTYDLIANVYPAAFAASHGIAYRHNEGAIHSHRSRLNSTKKQQNRSGGNHQQPSNKGTSQQQQFYLDSSDTPNYCLEDSFVQRENPIDDPGNNNNIDLVDLNQLKIVTDNSVAVPISAFPSSLIQWPVDGSTKTKRIAEVKKQVKLLGNLIKMTVGGNQQDEALSDDKTPTNPPPFSAQVDMSRIPVQSLAHTADESSQPKWEDIKTHLQASRMKEAKSMVRESEWGLSSPVREELWKQLCLYHSTEKDFGDFYYWDTVKQMYGTTELSECQVQLPTCIDTNFLISQSLSPRGVSACERVLSVVAFSNPAITYAPSLYALCALLLHYMDEADAYNCMCALVGGSQNKFITQTKVSFEATWRAAITLCRKHIRGFSTLAKFGVTQEQIDEAFQGWIWWILAALPLTHVVRVIDCFLLEGAKVLLRVAMAIFQMFVKAVTRDSTMAASLPTRGLKDAIMRYCQSIQVPPQKLLKTAFGIRGFRRTEINRVILQTEMYLKSQRCMVTSGSSCNITEAPGLTRAMSLEGLPTSEAQADIKMMSHTLTIKESATGNSPTGSRSPAPRARSMGQYPIQNVKSMIVSKDELLTLWSWLPTRMTLHQPTLIYTTEEHGCSLTTFFQRVEKHEPTLMCIRTTNDHVFGAYCSTAWAQRNITDEYGNRQTYFGTGESFLFSLRPTVAKYQWVGITQQQEEAGISNLKHSAELFMHGDSNMITIGGGNGNGIMLDQELRFGKTENCETFNNPPLTPDADFEVKVIEVYSLTREM; encoded by the exons ATGATCATAACCAATTCTGAGTTTCTGAATAAGGCCTTTTCATCCTCACTTTTTAGCCTTCCTGTCATTTTTCACATCATCAGCAAAATGTTGACTTACGACCTCATAGCTAATGTGTATCCTGCGGCCTTTGCAGCCTCACATGGTATCGCCTACCGGCATAATGAGGGGGCAATCCACTCTCATCGATCACGGCTAAATTCCACAAAGAAGCAACAGAACCGCAGTGGCGGTAACCATCAGCAACCCTCCAACAAAGGCACATCACAACAGCAACAGTTTTACCTTGATTCCAGCGACACACCTAACTACTGCCTAGAAGATAGTTTTGTTCAGAGGGAAAACCCCATCGATGATCCTGGCAATAATAACAACATAGACTTGGTTGACTTAAACCAGCTTAAG ATTGTTACTGACAATTCAGTTGCTGTTCCCATCTCGGCTTTTCCAAGTTCTCTAATCCAGTGGCCTGTTGATGGTTCTACCAAAACCAAGCGAATTGCAGAAGTAAAGAAGCAG GTTAAACTCTTAGGAAATCTCATCAAGATGACTGTTGGGGGAAATCAGCAAGATGAAGCCCTGTCTGATGATAAGACTCCAACCAACCCACCTCCCTTCTCTGCTCAGGTTGACATGTCCAGGATACCAGTTCAGAGCCTTGCGCACACAGCTGATGAATCATCCCAGCCCAAGTGGGAAGATATCAAGACCCATTTACAAGCATCCAGAATGAAAGAG GCCAAAAGTATGGTTCGAGAGAGTGAATGGGGTTTAAGCAGTCCTGTACGTGAAGAACTGTGGAAACAGCTATGCCTCTACCATTCCACAGAAAAAGATTTTGGGGATTTTTATTACTGGGACACTGTCAAGCAAATGTATGGTACTACAG AATTGTCAGAATGTCAGGTGCAGCTTCCTACATGCATTGATACAAAtttcttgataagccaatcgctaTCTCCAAGAGGAGTTTCTGCCTGCGAACGTGTTTTGTCAGTTGTGGCGTTTTCAAATCCTGCAATTACATATGCTCCCTCATTGTATGCATTGTGTGCACTTCTACTTCATTACATGGATG AGGCAGATGCATACAATTGTATGTGTGCTCTTGTTGGTGGATCACAGAATAAATTCATCACACAGACCAAAGTTTCTTTTGAAGCTACTTGGCGAGCTGCCATAACACTGTGCAGGAAACACATT cgtGGTTTTTCAACTCTTGCTAAATTTGGAGTGACTCAAGAACAAATTGATGAAGCTTTCCAGGGATGGATCTGGTGGATCTTGGCTGCTCTTCCTTTAACACATGTT GTACGTGTTATTGACTGTTTCCTGTTAGAAGGGGCAAAAGTTCTTCTCAGAGTTGCAATGGCTATCTTTCAAATGTTTGTAAAGGCTGTTACCAGAGATTCTACCATGGCTGCCTCTCTTCCAACAAGAGGTCTAAAAGATGCCATCATGCGGTATTGCCAAAGCATACAG GTCCCTCcccaaaaacttttaaaaacagcATTTGGCATAAGAGGATTCAGAAGGACTGAAATCAATAGAGTAATTTTACAAACGGAAATGTATCTCAAGAGTCAGCGCTGCATGGTCACTTCAGGTAGTTCGTGCAATATAACAGAGGCTCCTGGATTAACACGAGCAATGTCATTGGAGGGTTTACCAACTTCTGAGGCCCAAGCTGACATCAAGATGATGTCACATACTCTTACAATCAAAGAG TCGGCAACAGGAAATTCTCCAACT GGATCTCGCTCACCTGCCCCTCGTGCCCGTTCAATGGGCCAATACCCCATCCAAAACGTCAAATCAATGATTGTCAGCAAAGATGAG TTGCTGACATTGTGGTCATGGTTACCTACAAGAATGACACTGCATCAGCCAACTCTGATTTACACAACAGAAGAACATGGATGCTCCCTAACAACGTTCTTCCAG CGTGTAGAAAAGCACGAACCAACTCTCATGTGTATCCGCACTACTAATGACCATGTCTTCGGTGCCTACTGCTCAACTGCTTGGGCTCAGCGGAACATAACTGACGAGTATGGGAATCGACAGACATATTTTGGGACTGGAGAATCATTTCTATTCAGTCTACGCCCAACTGTTGCAAAGTATCAGTGGGTTGGTATAACCCAACAACAGGAGGAGGCTGGAATTTCAAACTTAAAACATTCAGCTGAGCTTTTCATGCATGGAGACAGTAATATGATTACCATTGGGGGAGG gaaTGGGAATGGCATCATGTTAGATCAGGAACTTCGCTTTGGGAAGACTGAAAATTGTGAAACTTTTAATAATCCCCCACTTACACCTGATGCAGACTTTGAGGTGAAAGTTATTGAAGTTTACAGTTTAACAAGAGAaatgtaa
- the LOC135196130 gene encoding GTPase-activating protein skywalker-like isoform X5, whose product MVATYASHGIAYRHNEGAIHSHRSRLNSTKKQQNRSGGNHQQPSNKGTSQQQQFYLDSSDTPNYCLEDSFVQRENPIDDPGNNNNIDLVDLNQLKIVTDNSVAVPISAFPSSLIQWPVDGSTKTKRIAEVKKQVKLLGNLIKMTVGGNQQDEALSDDKTPTNPPPFSAQVDMSRIPVQSLAHTADESSQPKWEDIKTHLQASRMKEAKSMVRESEWGLSSPVREELWKQLCLYHSTEKDFGDFYYWDTVKQMYGTTELSECQVQLPTCIDTNFLISQSLSPRGVSACERVLSVVAFSNPAITYAPSLYALCALLLHYMDEADAYNCMCALVGGSQNKFITQTKVSFEATWRAAITLCRKHIRGFSTLAKFGVTQEQIDEAFQGWIWWILAALPLTHVVRVIDCFLLEGAKVLLRVAMAIFQMFVKAVTRDSTMAASLPTRGLKDAIMRYCQSIQVPPQKLLKTAFGIRGFRRTEINRVILQTEMYLKSQRCMVTSGSSCNITEAPGLTRAMSLEGLPTSEAQADIKMMSHTLTIKESATGNSPTGSRSPAPRARSMGQYPIQNVKSMIVSKDELLTLWSWLPTRMTLHQPTLIYTTEEHGCSLTTFFQRVEKHEPTLMCIRTTNDHVFGAYCSTAWAQRNITDEYGNRQTYFGTGESFLFSLRPTVAKYQWVGITQQQEEAGISNLKHSAELFMHGDSNMITIGGGNGNGIMLDQELRFGKTENCETFNNPPLTPDADFEVKVIEVYSLTREM is encoded by the exons ATGGTTGCGACTTATG CCTCACATGGTATCGCCTACCGGCATAATGAGGGGGCAATCCACTCTCATCGATCACGGCTAAATTCCACAAAGAAGCAACAGAACCGCAGTGGCGGTAACCATCAGCAACCCTCCAACAAAGGCACATCACAACAGCAACAGTTTTACCTTGATTCCAGCGACACACCTAACTACTGCCTAGAAGATAGTTTTGTTCAGAGGGAAAACCCCATCGATGATCCTGGCAATAATAACAACATAGACTTGGTTGACTTAAACCAGCTTAAG ATTGTTACTGACAATTCAGTTGCTGTTCCCATCTCGGCTTTTCCAAGTTCTCTAATCCAGTGGCCTGTTGATGGTTCTACCAAAACCAAGCGAATTGCAGAAGTAAAGAAGCAG GTTAAACTCTTAGGAAATCTCATCAAGATGACTGTTGGGGGAAATCAGCAAGATGAAGCCCTGTCTGATGATAAGACTCCAACCAACCCACCTCCCTTCTCTGCTCAGGTTGACATGTCCAGGATACCAGTTCAGAGCCTTGCGCACACAGCTGATGAATCATCCCAGCCCAAGTGGGAAGATATCAAGACCCATTTACAAGCATCCAGAATGAAAGAG GCCAAAAGTATGGTTCGAGAGAGTGAATGGGGTTTAAGCAGTCCTGTACGTGAAGAACTGTGGAAACAGCTATGCCTCTACCATTCCACAGAAAAAGATTTTGGGGATTTTTATTACTGGGACACTGTCAAGCAAATGTATGGTACTACAG AATTGTCAGAATGTCAGGTGCAGCTTCCTACATGCATTGATACAAAtttcttgataagccaatcgctaTCTCCAAGAGGAGTTTCTGCCTGCGAACGTGTTTTGTCAGTTGTGGCGTTTTCAAATCCTGCAATTACATATGCTCCCTCATTGTATGCATTGTGTGCACTTCTACTTCATTACATGGATG AGGCAGATGCATACAATTGTATGTGTGCTCTTGTTGGTGGATCACAGAATAAATTCATCACACAGACCAAAGTTTCTTTTGAAGCTACTTGGCGAGCTGCCATAACACTGTGCAGGAAACACATT cgtGGTTTTTCAACTCTTGCTAAATTTGGAGTGACTCAAGAACAAATTGATGAAGCTTTCCAGGGATGGATCTGGTGGATCTTGGCTGCTCTTCCTTTAACACATGTT GTACGTGTTATTGACTGTTTCCTGTTAGAAGGGGCAAAAGTTCTTCTCAGAGTTGCAATGGCTATCTTTCAAATGTTTGTAAAGGCTGTTACCAGAGATTCTACCATGGCTGCCTCTCTTCCAACAAGAGGTCTAAAAGATGCCATCATGCGGTATTGCCAAAGCATACAG GTCCCTCcccaaaaacttttaaaaacagcATTTGGCATAAGAGGATTCAGAAGGACTGAAATCAATAGAGTAATTTTACAAACGGAAATGTATCTCAAGAGTCAGCGCTGCATGGTCACTTCAGGTAGTTCGTGCAATATAACAGAGGCTCCTGGATTAACACGAGCAATGTCATTGGAGGGTTTACCAACTTCTGAGGCCCAAGCTGACATCAAGATGATGTCACATACTCTTACAATCAAAGAG TCGGCAACAGGAAATTCTCCAACT GGATCTCGCTCACCTGCCCCTCGTGCCCGTTCAATGGGCCAATACCCCATCCAAAACGTCAAATCAATGATTGTCAGCAAAGATGAG TTGCTGACATTGTGGTCATGGTTACCTACAAGAATGACACTGCATCAGCCAACTCTGATTTACACAACAGAAGAACATGGATGCTCCCTAACAACGTTCTTCCAG CGTGTAGAAAAGCACGAACCAACTCTCATGTGTATCCGCACTACTAATGACCATGTCTTCGGTGCCTACTGCTCAACTGCTTGGGCTCAGCGGAACATAACTGACGAGTATGGGAATCGACAGACATATTTTGGGACTGGAGAATCATTTCTATTCAGTCTACGCCCAACTGTTGCAAAGTATCAGTGGGTTGGTATAACCCAACAACAGGAGGAGGCTGGAATTTCAAACTTAAAACATTCAGCTGAGCTTTTCATGCATGGAGACAGTAATATGATTACCATTGGGGGAGG gaaTGGGAATGGCATCATGTTAGATCAGGAACTTCGCTTTGGGAAGACTGAAAATTGTGAAACTTTTAATAATCCCCCACTTACACCTGATGCAGACTTTGAGGTGAAAGTTATTGAAGTTTACAGTTTAACAAGAGAaatgtaa
- the LOC135196130 gene encoding GTPase-activating protein skywalker-like isoform X3 — MYLMVPLKAPASHGIAYRHNEGAIHSHRSRLNSTKKQQNRSGGNHQQPSNKGTSQQQQFYLDSSDTPNYCLEDSFVQRENPIDDPGNNNNIDLVDLNQLKIVTDNSVAVPISAFPSSLIQWPVDGSTKTKRIAEVKKQVKLLGNLIKMTVGGNQQDEALSDDKTPTNPPPFSAQVDMSRIPVQSLAHTADESSQPKWEDIKTHLQASRMKEAKSMVRESEWGLSSPVREELWKQLCLYHSTEKDFGDFYYWDTVKQMYGTTELSECQVQLPTCIDTNFLISQSLSPRGVSACERVLSVVAFSNPAITYAPSLYALCALLLHYMDEADAYNCMCALVGGSQNKFITQTKVSFEATWRAAITLCRKHIRGFSTLAKFGVTQEQIDEAFQGWIWWILAALPLTHVVRVIDCFLLEGAKVLLRVAMAIFQMFVKAVTRDSTMAASLPTRGLKDAIMRYCQSIQVPPQKLLKTAFGIRGFRRTEINRVILQTEMYLKSQRCMVTSGSSCNITEAPGLTRAMSLEGLPTSEAQADIKMMSHTLTIKESATGNSPTGSRSPAPRARSMGQYPIQNVKSMIVSKDELLTLWSWLPTRMTLHQPTLIYTTEEHGCSLTTFFQRVEKHEPTLMCIRTTNDHVFGAYCSTAWAQRNITDEYGNRQTYFGTGESFLFSLRPTVAKYQWVGITQQQEEAGISNLKHSAELFMHGDSNMITIGGGNGNGIMLDQELRFGKTENCETFNNPPLTPDADFEVKVIEVYSLTREM; from the exons ATGTACCTCATGGTTCCACTCAAAGCTCCTG CCTCACATGGTATCGCCTACCGGCATAATGAGGGGGCAATCCACTCTCATCGATCACGGCTAAATTCCACAAAGAAGCAACAGAACCGCAGTGGCGGTAACCATCAGCAACCCTCCAACAAAGGCACATCACAACAGCAACAGTTTTACCTTGATTCCAGCGACACACCTAACTACTGCCTAGAAGATAGTTTTGTTCAGAGGGAAAACCCCATCGATGATCCTGGCAATAATAACAACATAGACTTGGTTGACTTAAACCAGCTTAAG ATTGTTACTGACAATTCAGTTGCTGTTCCCATCTCGGCTTTTCCAAGTTCTCTAATCCAGTGGCCTGTTGATGGTTCTACCAAAACCAAGCGAATTGCAGAAGTAAAGAAGCAG GTTAAACTCTTAGGAAATCTCATCAAGATGACTGTTGGGGGAAATCAGCAAGATGAAGCCCTGTCTGATGATAAGACTCCAACCAACCCACCTCCCTTCTCTGCTCAGGTTGACATGTCCAGGATACCAGTTCAGAGCCTTGCGCACACAGCTGATGAATCATCCCAGCCCAAGTGGGAAGATATCAAGACCCATTTACAAGCATCCAGAATGAAAGAG GCCAAAAGTATGGTTCGAGAGAGTGAATGGGGTTTAAGCAGTCCTGTACGTGAAGAACTGTGGAAACAGCTATGCCTCTACCATTCCACAGAAAAAGATTTTGGGGATTTTTATTACTGGGACACTGTCAAGCAAATGTATGGTACTACAG AATTGTCAGAATGTCAGGTGCAGCTTCCTACATGCATTGATACAAAtttcttgataagccaatcgctaTCTCCAAGAGGAGTTTCTGCCTGCGAACGTGTTTTGTCAGTTGTGGCGTTTTCAAATCCTGCAATTACATATGCTCCCTCATTGTATGCATTGTGTGCACTTCTACTTCATTACATGGATG AGGCAGATGCATACAATTGTATGTGTGCTCTTGTTGGTGGATCACAGAATAAATTCATCACACAGACCAAAGTTTCTTTTGAAGCTACTTGGCGAGCTGCCATAACACTGTGCAGGAAACACATT cgtGGTTTTTCAACTCTTGCTAAATTTGGAGTGACTCAAGAACAAATTGATGAAGCTTTCCAGGGATGGATCTGGTGGATCTTGGCTGCTCTTCCTTTAACACATGTT GTACGTGTTATTGACTGTTTCCTGTTAGAAGGGGCAAAAGTTCTTCTCAGAGTTGCAATGGCTATCTTTCAAATGTTTGTAAAGGCTGTTACCAGAGATTCTACCATGGCTGCCTCTCTTCCAACAAGAGGTCTAAAAGATGCCATCATGCGGTATTGCCAAAGCATACAG GTCCCTCcccaaaaacttttaaaaacagcATTTGGCATAAGAGGATTCAGAAGGACTGAAATCAATAGAGTAATTTTACAAACGGAAATGTATCTCAAGAGTCAGCGCTGCATGGTCACTTCAGGTAGTTCGTGCAATATAACAGAGGCTCCTGGATTAACACGAGCAATGTCATTGGAGGGTTTACCAACTTCTGAGGCCCAAGCTGACATCAAGATGATGTCACATACTCTTACAATCAAAGAG TCGGCAACAGGAAATTCTCCAACT GGATCTCGCTCACCTGCCCCTCGTGCCCGTTCAATGGGCCAATACCCCATCCAAAACGTCAAATCAATGATTGTCAGCAAAGATGAG TTGCTGACATTGTGGTCATGGTTACCTACAAGAATGACACTGCATCAGCCAACTCTGATTTACACAACAGAAGAACATGGATGCTCCCTAACAACGTTCTTCCAG CGTGTAGAAAAGCACGAACCAACTCTCATGTGTATCCGCACTACTAATGACCATGTCTTCGGTGCCTACTGCTCAACTGCTTGGGCTCAGCGGAACATAACTGACGAGTATGGGAATCGACAGACATATTTTGGGACTGGAGAATCATTTCTATTCAGTCTACGCCCAACTGTTGCAAAGTATCAGTGGGTTGGTATAACCCAACAACAGGAGGAGGCTGGAATTTCAAACTTAAAACATTCAGCTGAGCTTTTCATGCATGGAGACAGTAATATGATTACCATTGGGGGAGG gaaTGGGAATGGCATCATGTTAGATCAGGAACTTCGCTTTGGGAAGACTGAAAATTGTGAAACTTTTAATAATCCCCCACTTACACCTGATGCAGACTTTGAGGTGAAAGTTATTGAAGTTTACAGTTTAACAAGAGAaatgtaa
- the LOC135196130 gene encoding GTPase-activating protein skywalker-like isoform X4, which translates to MIITNSEFLNKAFSSSLFSLPVIFHIISKMLTYDLIANVYPAAFAASHGIAYRHNEGAIHSHRSRLNSTKKQQNRSGGNHQQPSNKGTSQQQQFYLDSSDTPNYCLEDSFVQRENPIDDPGNNNNIDLVDLNQLKIVTDNSVAVPISAFPSSLIQWPVDGSTKTKRIAEVKKQVKLLGNLIKMTVGGNQQDEALSDDKTPTNPPPFSAQVDMSRIPVQSLAHTADESSQPKWEDIKTHLQASRMKEAKSMVRESEWGLSSPVREELWKQLCLYHSTEKDFGDFYYWDTVKQMYGTTELSECQVQLPTCIDTNFLISQSLSPRGVSACERVLSVVAFSNPAITYAPSLYALCALLLHYMDEADAYNCMCALVGGSQNKFITQTKVSFEATWRAAITLCRKHIRGFSTLAKFGVTQEQIDEAFQGWIWWILAALPLTHVVRVIDCFLLEGAKVLLRVAMAIFQMFVKAVTRDSTMAASLPTRGLKDAIMRYCQSIQVPPQKLLKTAFGIRGFRRTEINRVILQTEMYLKSQRCMVTSGSSCNITEAPGLTRAMSLEGLPTSEAQADIKMMSHTLTIKELLTLWSWLPTRMTLHQPTLIYTTEEHGCSLTTFFQRVEKHEPTLMCIRTTNDHVFGAYCSTAWAQRNITDEYGNRQTYFGTGESFLFSLRPTVAKYQWVGITQQQEEAGISNLKHSAELFMHGDSNMITIGGGNGNGIMLDQELRFGKTENCETFNNPPLTPDADFEVKVIEVYSLTREM; encoded by the exons ATGATCATAACCAATTCTGAGTTTCTGAATAAGGCCTTTTCATCCTCACTTTTTAGCCTTCCTGTCATTTTTCACATCATCAGCAAAATGTTGACTTACGACCTCATAGCTAATGTGTATCCTGCGGCCTTTGCAGCCTCACATGGTATCGCCTACCGGCATAATGAGGGGGCAATCCACTCTCATCGATCACGGCTAAATTCCACAAAGAAGCAACAGAACCGCAGTGGCGGTAACCATCAGCAACCCTCCAACAAAGGCACATCACAACAGCAACAGTTTTACCTTGATTCCAGCGACACACCTAACTACTGCCTAGAAGATAGTTTTGTTCAGAGGGAAAACCCCATCGATGATCCTGGCAATAATAACAACATAGACTTGGTTGACTTAAACCAGCTTAAG ATTGTTACTGACAATTCAGTTGCTGTTCCCATCTCGGCTTTTCCAAGTTCTCTAATCCAGTGGCCTGTTGATGGTTCTACCAAAACCAAGCGAATTGCAGAAGTAAAGAAGCAG GTTAAACTCTTAGGAAATCTCATCAAGATGACTGTTGGGGGAAATCAGCAAGATGAAGCCCTGTCTGATGATAAGACTCCAACCAACCCACCTCCCTTCTCTGCTCAGGTTGACATGTCCAGGATACCAGTTCAGAGCCTTGCGCACACAGCTGATGAATCATCCCAGCCCAAGTGGGAAGATATCAAGACCCATTTACAAGCATCCAGAATGAAAGAG GCCAAAAGTATGGTTCGAGAGAGTGAATGGGGTTTAAGCAGTCCTGTACGTGAAGAACTGTGGAAACAGCTATGCCTCTACCATTCCACAGAAAAAGATTTTGGGGATTTTTATTACTGGGACACTGTCAAGCAAATGTATGGTACTACAG AATTGTCAGAATGTCAGGTGCAGCTTCCTACATGCATTGATACAAAtttcttgataagccaatcgctaTCTCCAAGAGGAGTTTCTGCCTGCGAACGTGTTTTGTCAGTTGTGGCGTTTTCAAATCCTGCAATTACATATGCTCCCTCATTGTATGCATTGTGTGCACTTCTACTTCATTACATGGATG AGGCAGATGCATACAATTGTATGTGTGCTCTTGTTGGTGGATCACAGAATAAATTCATCACACAGACCAAAGTTTCTTTTGAAGCTACTTGGCGAGCTGCCATAACACTGTGCAGGAAACACATT cgtGGTTTTTCAACTCTTGCTAAATTTGGAGTGACTCAAGAACAAATTGATGAAGCTTTCCAGGGATGGATCTGGTGGATCTTGGCTGCTCTTCCTTTAACACATGTT GTACGTGTTATTGACTGTTTCCTGTTAGAAGGGGCAAAAGTTCTTCTCAGAGTTGCAATGGCTATCTTTCAAATGTTTGTAAAGGCTGTTACCAGAGATTCTACCATGGCTGCCTCTCTTCCAACAAGAGGTCTAAAAGATGCCATCATGCGGTATTGCCAAAGCATACAG GTCCCTCcccaaaaacttttaaaaacagcATTTGGCATAAGAGGATTCAGAAGGACTGAAATCAATAGAGTAATTTTACAAACGGAAATGTATCTCAAGAGTCAGCGCTGCATGGTCACTTCAGGTAGTTCGTGCAATATAACAGAGGCTCCTGGATTAACACGAGCAATGTCATTGGAGGGTTTACCAACTTCTGAGGCCCAAGCTGACATCAAGATGATGTCACATACTCTTACAATCAAAGAG TTGCTGACATTGTGGTCATGGTTACCTACAAGAATGACACTGCATCAGCCAACTCTGATTTACACAACAGAAGAACATGGATGCTCCCTAACAACGTTCTTCCAG CGTGTAGAAAAGCACGAACCAACTCTCATGTGTATCCGCACTACTAATGACCATGTCTTCGGTGCCTACTGCTCAACTGCTTGGGCTCAGCGGAACATAACTGACGAGTATGGGAATCGACAGACATATTTTGGGACTGGAGAATCATTTCTATTCAGTCTACGCCCAACTGTTGCAAAGTATCAGTGGGTTGGTATAACCCAACAACAGGAGGAGGCTGGAATTTCAAACTTAAAACATTCAGCTGAGCTTTTCATGCATGGAGACAGTAATATGATTACCATTGGGGGAGG gaaTGGGAATGGCATCATGTTAGATCAGGAACTTCGCTTTGGGAAGACTGAAAATTGTGAAACTTTTAATAATCCCCCACTTACACCTGATGCAGACTTTGAGGTGAAAGTTATTGAAGTTTACAGTTTAACAAGAGAaatgtaa